A region from the Lolium perenne isolate Kyuss_39 chromosome 4, Kyuss_2.0, whole genome shotgun sequence genome encodes:
- the LOC127347767 gene encoding citrate-binding protein-like: MAPHALSWVSVSMIIFMVSSSCVAARSARAPKISDPTSGFTAVSLDQSNFELQRPYDEASDARYSFDGTVRKLWVLSSDKPHARQSHTMPRTEIKMSGYDYSSGVWQFEGYGYVPSGTSGVCIMQVFGASEAASTLMLHVYDGALRYYNRQLVEDNIYNRWFKLNVVHDVEASKLTVYIDGEEKLHVNGRGSNTHYFKFGVYAQRHDSNRMESHWKDVRILKKH; this comes from the exons ATGGCTCCTCATGCTTTGTCTTGGGTTAGTGTGTCTATGATTATCTTCATGGTGTCATCGTCGTGTGTCGCGGCGAGGAGCGCACGGGCACCCAAAATCTCCGACCCGACGAGCGGGTTTACGGCTGTGAGCCTTGACCAGAGCAACTTTGAGCTACAGCGACCGTACGACGAGGCAAGCGATGCACGGTACAGCTTCGACGGCACTGTGCGCAAGCTGTGGGTGCTCTCTTCCGACAAGCCACACGCCCGCCAGAGCCACACCATGCCAAGAACAGAGATCAAGATGTCT GGGTACGACTATAGCTCGGGGGTGTGGCAGTTCGAGGGCTATGGCTATGTCCCCTCCGGCACATCAGGTGTGTGCATCATGCAGGTGTTTGGAGCTAGTGAGGCAGCCAGCACGCTCATGTTACACGTCTACGACGGTGCTTTGCGTTACTACAACAGGCAGCTCGTCGAGGACAACATCTACAACCGGTGGTTTAAATTGAATGTGGTTCATGACGTCGAAGCATCCAAGCTCACTGTGTATATCGATGGTGAGGAGAAGCTGCATGTCAATGGCCGTGGTAGCAACACACACTACTTCAAGTTCGGCGTGTATGCGCAGCGCCACGACTCTAACCGCATGGAGTCTCACTGGAAGGACGTGAGGATTCTCAAGAAGCACTAG
- the LOC127349006 gene encoding citrate-binding protein-like, with protein sequence MAPHALSWICVALLVVLASSSYVGARGARAPKTTNPTDGFTAVSLEESNFELQRPYNKASGSRYSFDGTVRKLWVLSSDKPHARQSHTSPRTEIRMEGYDYSSGVWQFEGYGYVPSGTSGVSIMQVFGGSETATTLMLHVYNGALRYYDRQLVEDNIYDRWFKLNVVHDVEGSMLTVFIDGEEKLHVSGRGGDSHYFKFGVYAQNHDSSFMESRWKDIKILKKY encoded by the exons ATGGCTCCTCATGCTCTGTCTTGGATCTGTGTAGCTCTACTTGTCGTGTTGGCATCTTCATCATACGTTGGGGCAAGAGGTGCTCGGGCACCAAAAACAACCAACCCGACGGATGGGTTCACGGCAGTGAGCCTGGAAGAGAGTAACTTTGAGCTGCAGAGACCGTACAACAAGGCGAGTGGATCGCGGTATAGCTTCGATGGCACCGTGCGGAAGTTGTGGGTGCTTTCCTCTGACAAGCCTCATGCCCGCCAGAGCCACACCAGCCCAAGAACAGAGATCAGGATGGAA GGATATGACTATAGCTCAGGCGTGTGGCAGTTCGAGGGGTACGGCTATGTCCCCTCCGGTACATCGGGTGTGTCCATCATGCAGGTTTTTGGAGGCAGTGAGACGGCCACCACACTCATGTTGCATGTTTACAACGGCGCGTTGCGTTACTATGATAGGCAACTCGTTGAAGACAACATCTATGACCGTTGGTTTAAATTGAACGTGGTCCATGACGTCGAAGGGTCTATGCTCACCGTGTTCATCGATGGCGAGGAGAAGCTGCATGTGTCCGGCCGGGGTGGTGATTCACACTACTTTAAGTTCGGAGTGTATGCGCAGAACCACGACTCCAGCTTCATGGAGTCTCGCTGGAAGGACATCAAGATACTAAAGAAATATTAG